In Papaver somniferum cultivar HN1 chromosome 1, ASM357369v1, whole genome shotgun sequence, a genomic segment contains:
- the LOC113358162 gene encoding F-box/kelch-repeat protein At3g23880-like, with product MVGSCNGLVCYAVHERWIEREKIVYICNPFTGEHIQLPSTKCATYNDYWKSTMIGFGYVHSSHEYKVVSCRYNDWCGKVHVYTLRCGGGCCTGTRWRNKSSMIKEDLTSYFIGLPSTTLFTGGALHWLNQLDSHKQTRVAFDLERETFELLPSLPFKITDNNHVELMELGGDLCVMEIFQVNISLIYGS from the coding sequence ATGGTTGGTTCTTGCAATGGTTTAGTTTGTTATGCCGTTCATGAAAGATGGATTGAACGTGAAAAAATTGTCTATATTTGCAATCCTTTCACCGGAGAGCACATCCAACTTCCGAGTACTAAATGTGCAACCTATAACGATTACTGGAAAAGCACGATGATTGGATTTGGTTATGTTCATTCAAGTCACGAGTACAAGGTTGTTAGTTGTCGGTACAATGATTGGTGTGGAAAGGTTCATGTGTATACCCTCCgctgtggtggtggttgttgtacTGGCACTCGGTGGAGAAACAAATCTAGCATGATCAAAGAAGACCTTACATCCTACTTCATTGGTTTACCATCAACGACTCTTTTTACTggtggagctcttcattggttgAACCAGCTGGACAGTCATAAACAGACCCGTGTAGCTTTTGATTTGGAACGTGAGACGTTTGAATTGCTCCCATCGTTACCTTTTAAAATCACTGACAATAATCACGTCGAACTCATGGAATTGGGAGGAGACTTGTGTGTAATGGAAATATTCCAAGTAAACATATCACTAATATATGGGAGTTAA